Proteins found in one Geomonas subterranea genomic segment:
- a CDS encoding fibronectin type III domain-containing protein, translated as MAKKNDSGTNDESSIRTLGELITTLDNDPTILERISTFMPELGKMKTVHDRHRALFAEVLGGNREKEGELDAARMDTNNHLGVFHGLVQLTGSRDPSIPQSLGITAPTPTKRSLTNHFSSPENLRLVYKGLSLIARAGSVKGAKNYEIWVCDGDPMVESNWRYHSHSTRVNHIEITGLTPGRMYYFRIRAVLSGGNSPWSNFVGMMAI; from the coding sequence ATGGCGAAAAAAAACGACTCTGGCACAAACGACGAATCCTCGATTCGCACACTGGGCGAGTTGATCACCACGTTGGACAACGATCCCACCATCCTTGAACGGATATCGACATTCATGCCCGAGTTAGGGAAGATGAAAACGGTGCATGATCGCCACCGAGCCCTATTCGCAGAGGTTCTGGGGGGGAATCGCGAGAAGGAGGGGGAACTTGATGCTGCCCGGATGGATACCAACAACCATCTTGGTGTGTTCCACGGGTTGGTTCAGCTGACTGGCAGCCGCGACCCGAGCATCCCACAGAGTCTTGGCATCACCGCTCCCACCCCGACCAAACGGTCCCTCACGAACCATTTCTCCTCGCCTGAAAACCTGAGGCTGGTCTACAAGGGGCTGTCCCTGATTGCGCGGGCAGGTAGTGTCAAAGGTGCCAAGAACTACGAAATCTGGGTCTGCGACGGTGATCCGATGGTAGAAAGCAACTGGAGATACCACTCACACTCCACGCGGGTGAACCATATCGAAATTACCGGGCTGACACCCGGCAGAATGTACTACTTCAGGATCAGGGCGGTACTTTCCGGCGGGAACAGCCCCTGGTCGAACTTTGTAGGCATGATGGCGATCTAG
- a CDS encoding cytochrome c3 family protein — MSLSFKEAALVAFAAALFIMGVVTAPAAPPPQLDPLSKECIGCHDGAAGPDVRVDLRNNPTGRGSHVHSFDGEHPIGMIYQSYVDTKPGYKPISVQERNMIMVNGAVGCLTCHDPLNPAKGHLIKSDKNSALCLTCHDK; from the coding sequence ATGTCACTGAGCTTCAAGGAAGCAGCGCTCGTCGCCTTTGCGGCGGCACTGTTCATAATGGGGGTGGTCACGGCGCCGGCCGCACCGCCGCCGCAACTCGACCCCCTTTCCAAGGAATGCATCGGCTGCCACGACGGCGCCGCCGGCCCCGATGTGAGGGTCGATCTGCGCAACAACCCGACGGGGCGGGGGTCGCATGTTCATTCCTTCGACGGCGAGCACCCGATCGGAATGATCTACCAGAGCTACGTCGACACGAAACCGGGTTACAAGCCGATCTCCGTACAGGAGCGCAACATGATCATGGTCAACGGCGCCGTCGGGTGCCTCACCTGCCACGATCCGCTCAACCCCGCCAAGGGACACCTCATCAAGAGCGATAAAAACAGCGCACTCTGCCTCACCTGCCACGACAAATAG
- a CDS encoding multiheme c-type cytochrome encodes MIDGMKKLGGALALVLMLAGAAFAGKSNCITCHEKVTPNIVKDFLSGEMGKSGSVDCSSCHGTAHQSAKDVAKVSMPTEKTCKECHTKQHDQYASGKHAVAWVAMDAMPTNKIQPHAYIQGMKGCGGCHKVGIRDDKSRAEGQYGSPCNSCHTRHKFSKAEAKKPEACRTCHMGFDHPQWEMWSNSKHGSIYQMEGDTGRAPTCQTCHMGDGDHNVMTSWGFLALRLPEEDAEWMGYRATILKGLGVLDPAGKPTGRLELVKAGKVARLTKEEWQASRDKMVGICSKCHSATYAKTQLGNADQMIKEADKLMAEAITIVADLYEKGVIKPQKGQPAYPDLLTFYDTRTPIEQTLYVMFLEHRMRAFQGAFHMNPDYVTWYGLAELQKDLVDIKAEAASMIRESGHKK; translated from the coding sequence ATGATTGATGGCATGAAGAAACTGGGAGGGGCGCTGGCGCTGGTGCTGATGCTGGCCGGGGCGGCCTTCGCCGGGAAGAGCAACTGTATAACCTGTCACGAGAAGGTGACCCCCAACATCGTCAAGGATTTCCTGTCCGGCGAGATGGGCAAAAGCGGCAGCGTCGACTGCTCCAGCTGCCACGGCACCGCCCACCAGAGCGCCAAAGACGTCGCCAAGGTGAGCATGCCGACCGAGAAGACCTGCAAGGAATGCCACACGAAGCAGCACGACCAGTACGCCTCCGGGAAGCACGCAGTAGCCTGGGTGGCTATGGACGCCATGCCGACCAACAAGATCCAGCCCCACGCCTACATCCAGGGCATGAAGGGTTGCGGCGGCTGCCACAAGGTCGGCATCCGCGACGACAAGTCCCGCGCCGAAGGGCAGTACGGCTCCCCCTGCAACTCCTGCCACACCCGCCACAAGTTCAGCAAGGCCGAGGCCAAGAAGCCGGAAGCGTGCCGCACCTGCCACATGGGCTTCGATCACCCGCAGTGGGAGATGTGGTCCAACTCCAAGCACGGCTCCATCTACCAGATGGAGGGTGACACCGGCCGCGCTCCCACCTGCCAGACCTGCCACATGGGCGACGGCGACCACAACGTGATGACCTCCTGGGGCTTCCTCGCCCTGCGCCTCCCGGAAGAGGATGCGGAGTGGATGGGTTACCGCGCCACCATCCTCAAAGGGCTGGGCGTGCTCGACCCGGCAGGCAAGCCGACCGGCCGCCTGGAACTGGTCAAAGCCGGCAAGGTGGCGCGCCTCACCAAGGAAGAGTGGCAGGCGTCCCGCGACAAGATGGTCGGCATCTGCAGCAAGTGCCACAGCGCGACCTACGCCAAGACGCAGCTTGGCAACGCCGACCAGATGATCAAAGAGGCGGACAAACTGATGGCCGAGGCGATCACCATCGTTGCCGACCTCTACGAGAAGGGTGTCATCAAACCGCAGAAGGGTCAGCCGGCCTATCCGGACCTGCTCACCTTCTACGACACCAGGACTCCGATCGAGCAGACCCTGTACGTGATGTTCCTGGAGCACCGCATGCGTGCCTTCCAGGGGGCGTTCCACATGAACCCCGACTACGTCACCTGGTACGGTCTGGCCGAGTTGCAGAAGGACCTGGTTGATATCAAGGCCGAGGCGGCCTCGATGATCCGCGAGTCCGGCCACAAGAAGTAA
- a CDS encoding nitric-oxide reductase large subunit, whose translation MSVHERNLVLSPRWLMTAVVTFLFGFAVMGYLAYRNANEGPPVPREVRTTDGTVLYTGDDVIGGQQIFQKLGLMQYGTIFGHGAYLGPDFTAQYLHLSGEKQTGYYAGQGGSAADAAAKVRTELRENSYVPESGLLTFSPARARAHAELIDYYRGWFGPLQTQQGLKRPYLNDPEEIRKLTAYFSWAAWTSTAERPGTGHSYTNNWPPDNLAGNRPTAGILLWSVLSLIALLCGTGAILFVFGRYEFLGWHSADEYSAKLQAPEKVQLTPSQRTVAWYFLVVSGLFLLQGLLGGVNAHYHVEPAGFYGFSLGDILPYNLSRMWHVQLALFFVASSFLAMGIFLTPMIAGKEPPHQEKLALVLLGALVVVVLGSLTGEAMSLKGMLATAGPWFYVGSQGWEYLDLGRLWQILLTAGMLIWLVILVRGMSERLRGEHPGNMPWLFIYSAVSIPLFYAAGMLYGKTTHFNQVEFWRFWVVHLWVEDFLELFTTIMVAYVFMLMGVVRMRVATTIIYLDIILYSIGGVLGTMHHLYFSGQPEVHMAFGAFFSAMEVIPLLLLTYEAWKFMGLGAPAGSSMLSTTADMFPHKWAVMFLIAVGFWNFLGAGVFGFLINLPIVSYYEIGTQWTANHGHGAMMGVYGMLSLGFFMFVARYFVPLDRASNRAMAIAFWCTNLGLACMLFLNLFPVGLLQLRKILATSYWEGRQPEFFTDPAVRFFEWLRLPGDILFIIGILPVVYLAVRMFMNRNRPRVF comes from the coding sequence ATGAGCGTGCACGAAAGAAACCTGGTTCTCTCGCCCCGGTGGCTGATGACTGCAGTGGTCACCTTCCTGTTCGGATTTGCCGTGATGGGCTACCTCGCCTACCGCAACGCCAATGAGGGGCCACCGGTCCCGCGCGAGGTGAGGACGACGGACGGCACGGTGCTGTACACCGGAGACGATGTCATAGGCGGCCAACAGATCTTCCAGAAACTGGGGCTCATGCAGTACGGCACCATCTTCGGTCACGGCGCGTACCTCGGCCCGGACTTCACCGCCCAATACCTGCACCTGAGCGGCGAGAAGCAAACGGGGTACTACGCGGGGCAAGGGGGCTCCGCCGCAGACGCGGCAGCCAAGGTGCGTACCGAGCTAAGGGAAAACAGCTATGTCCCGGAGAGCGGTCTGCTCACCTTTTCTCCCGCCCGGGCGCGCGCACATGCGGAGCTCATCGACTACTACCGCGGCTGGTTCGGGCCGCTGCAGACTCAGCAGGGGCTGAAGCGGCCTTACCTGAACGATCCCGAGGAAATCAGGAAGCTCACCGCCTATTTCTCGTGGGCCGCCTGGACCAGCACCGCGGAGCGCCCCGGCACCGGTCACTCCTACACCAACAACTGGCCCCCGGACAACCTCGCGGGTAACCGTCCGACAGCGGGGATACTTTTGTGGAGCGTGCTGAGCCTCATCGCGCTGCTATGCGGCACCGGCGCCATCCTCTTCGTGTTCGGCCGCTACGAGTTCCTCGGCTGGCATTCGGCGGACGAATACTCAGCGAAGCTGCAGGCTCCGGAAAAGGTGCAGCTCACCCCATCTCAACGCACCGTGGCGTGGTACTTCCTGGTGGTGTCGGGGCTCTTCCTCCTGCAGGGGCTTTTAGGTGGGGTGAACGCGCACTACCACGTGGAACCGGCGGGATTTTACGGCTTCTCCCTCGGGGACATCCTGCCGTACAACCTCTCCCGCATGTGGCATGTGCAACTCGCGCTCTTCTTCGTGGCGTCGAGTTTCCTCGCCATGGGGATTTTCCTGACCCCGATGATCGCCGGAAAGGAGCCGCCGCATCAGGAGAAACTGGCGCTGGTTCTCCTGGGCGCGCTGGTGGTCGTGGTGCTGGGGAGCCTGACCGGTGAGGCGATGAGCCTCAAGGGGATGCTTGCCACCGCTGGCCCCTGGTTCTACGTCGGGTCCCAGGGGTGGGAGTACCTTGATCTGGGGCGGCTGTGGCAGATCCTGCTGACGGCCGGGATGCTGATCTGGCTCGTGATTCTGGTGCGCGGGATGAGTGAAAGGCTGCGTGGGGAGCATCCCGGGAACATGCCGTGGCTGTTCATTTACAGCGCCGTTTCCATCCCCCTTTTCTATGCCGCCGGCATGTTGTATGGCAAGACCACCCATTTCAACCAGGTGGAGTTCTGGCGCTTCTGGGTGGTGCATCTGTGGGTGGAGGATTTTCTGGAACTCTTCACCACCATCATGGTGGCCTACGTCTTCATGCTCATGGGGGTAGTGCGCATGCGGGTGGCAACCACCATCATATATCTGGATATCATCCTCTACTCCATAGGCGGGGTGCTGGGGACCATGCACCATCTCTACTTCAGCGGGCAGCCCGAGGTGCACATGGCGTTTGGTGCGTTCTTCTCCGCCATGGAAGTGATCCCCCTGCTGCTCCTTACCTATGAGGCGTGGAAGTTCATGGGGCTTGGTGCTCCGGCCGGCAGTTCCATGCTCAGTACCACGGCCGACATGTTCCCGCACAAATGGGCGGTGATGTTCCTGATAGCGGTGGGCTTCTGGAATTTTCTGGGAGCGGGGGTGTTCGGCTTCCTGATCAACCTCCCCATCGTGAGCTACTACGAGATCGGCACCCAGTGGACCGCGAACCACGGGCACGGCGCCATGATGGGAGTCTACGGCATGCTCTCCCTGGGCTTTTTCATGTTCGTCGCGCGCTACTTCGTCCCCCTGGACCGCGCCAGCAACCGCGCCATGGCCATCGCCTTCTGGTGCACCAACCTGGGGCTCGCCTGCATGCTTTTCCTGAACCTTTTTCCGGTGGGGCTGCTCCAGCTGCGAAAGATCCTCGCCACCTCGTACTGGGAGGGGCGGCAGCCGGAATTCTTCACCGACCCGGCAGTTCGTTTCTTCGAGTGGCTGCGTCTGCCGGGGGACATCCTCTTCATCATCGGTATACTGCCGGTGGTATACCTTGCGGTGCGCATGTTCATGAACCGTAACCGCCCGCGTGTCTTCTAG
- a CDS encoding TSCPD domain-containing protein — protein sequence MKKKARPGSLPSVTFQKETHCGRIYVTVTMDPKGKPFEIFVRFGKAGHCGAAVFDGLTRILSYALRSGLDAREAVKALGGIGCYYGKDTCMNAVSEALREVVELPGIAGSGHRGLRGPGAK from the coding sequence ATGAAGAAGAAGGCGCGGCCCGGATCCCTTCCGAGCGTCACCTTTCAGAAGGAAACCCACTGCGGCAGGATCTATGTGACGGTGACCATGGACCCGAAAGGGAAGCCGTTCGAGATCTTCGTCCGCTTCGGCAAGGCCGGCCATTGTGGTGCGGCCGTCTTCGACGGCTTGACCAGGATACTCTCCTATGCCTTGAGGTCCGGACTGGACGCCCGCGAGGCAGTGAAGGCCCTGGGGGGAATCGGCTGCTACTACGGGAAGGACACCTGCATGAACGCGGTCTCCGAGGCTTTGCGCGAGGTCGTGGAGCTTCCGGGGATCGCCGGTTCCGGTCACCGCGGTTTGCGAGGTCCCGGAGCGAAGTAG
- a CDS encoding phosphoenolpyruvate carboxylase, with amino-acid sequence MPASDTAIPEKLQRDLDYLMECLAEMFNGLGESQIAACLPKSGSVTPSEDCKFVRAWSIAFQLLSMAEENFAVQTRRGVETGQGLVAEPGLWGRVLEKLNRGGVPQEEIADLLGQIRVEPVLTAHPTEAKRASVLRHLRELYLLLVKRENTVWTPLEREEIREEIVAMLERLWRTGEIHLEKPQVLNELATIIYHLREIFPQVIPILDKRICHAWREAGLTRPLSPLTDRLPRVSFSTWVGGDRDGHPLVTPEVTAATLRELRLNALLLIHGQLTTLGSRLSISRLLLPPPPELSRRLQVLAAPTGALGAEALRRNPEEPWRQLVNLMKAKLPVDVTGQEETLCGDSGSRYCRAAELEEDLRLLRDTLVATGATRLALADVVPVLRSVEVFGFHLASLDIRQNSAFHDKAVEQLMSAAGVEQQGFSQWREPERLAFLNRELASPRPFLLPDAQPGREAQSVIGCYRVLAAQIQSYGPESLGALIVSMTRSASDLLVVYLLAREAGLMVTTEQGLACLLPVVPLFETIEDLDQSARILEEFLGHPMTRRTQARLCGVHPVQQVMVGYSDSNKDGGIMASLWGLYRAQEAMLAVARRQGVRLRFFHGRGGTISRGAGPTSRFLRGLPEGSASGDLRLTEQGEVISQKYSNPLNAAYHLELLLAGTAGVSIPQRGGPGPGHPLEPVMDRLAQRSRLAYQRLLASEGFVTFFRQATPIDVIESSSIGSRPARRTAQPSLGDLRAIPWVFSWSQARYFLSGWYGIGFALEELMREDAATFGELVRNCQSWTVLHYIISNAATSVASANVAIMRSYAGLVHDEAIREPIFTAISEEYLRTVSMLEEIYGGSLAERRAAVHSSLARREDALKVLHERQIALLHQWRQDAGRHDTAMSGGLLFRLLETVNAIAAGLGTTG; translated from the coding sequence ATGCCCGCTAGCGACACGGCAATACCGGAGAAACTGCAGCGCGACCTGGACTACCTGATGGAGTGCCTGGCCGAGATGTTCAACGGCCTTGGCGAGTCGCAGATCGCGGCCTGCCTTCCGAAGTCGGGGTCGGTGACGCCGTCGGAAGATTGCAAGTTCGTGAGGGCCTGGTCGATAGCCTTCCAGCTCCTCAGCATGGCGGAGGAGAACTTCGCGGTGCAGACGCGGCGGGGGGTGGAGACGGGCCAGGGGCTGGTGGCCGAGCCGGGCCTTTGGGGGCGCGTGCTGGAAAAGCTGAACCGCGGCGGGGTGCCTCAGGAAGAGATCGCCGACCTTTTGGGCCAGATCAGGGTGGAGCCGGTCCTCACCGCCCACCCGACGGAGGCGAAGCGGGCCTCTGTCCTCAGGCACTTGCGCGAGCTTTACCTCCTGCTGGTGAAGCGCGAGAACACGGTCTGGACCCCGCTGGAGCGGGAAGAGATCCGCGAGGAGATCGTGGCCATGCTGGAGCGGCTGTGGCGGACCGGCGAGATTCACCTGGAGAAGCCGCAGGTCCTGAACGAGCTCGCCACCATCATCTACCACCTGCGCGAGATCTTTCCGCAGGTGATCCCGATCCTGGACAAGAGGATCTGCCACGCATGGCGCGAGGCGGGTCTCACGAGGCCCCTCTCGCCGCTCACCGACCGCCTCCCGCGCGTCTCCTTCAGCACCTGGGTCGGGGGGGACCGCGACGGGCACCCGCTGGTCACCCCCGAGGTCACCGCCGCCACCCTGAGGGAACTCAGGCTGAACGCGTTGCTGCTGATCCACGGCCAGCTTACCACCCTCGGCAGCAGGCTCAGTATCTCACGCCTGCTGCTCCCCCCGCCCCCCGAGCTCTCCAGGCGCCTGCAGGTACTCGCCGCGCCCACCGGGGCTCTGGGCGCCGAGGCGCTCCGTCGCAACCCCGAGGAGCCCTGGCGGCAGCTGGTGAACCTGATGAAGGCGAAACTGCCGGTTGACGTTACCGGACAGGAGGAGACCCTCTGCGGCGACTCCGGTTCCCGTTACTGCCGGGCTGCGGAGCTCGAGGAGGACCTGCGCCTGCTCCGGGACACCCTGGTGGCAACCGGCGCGACCCGGCTGGCCCTCGCCGACGTGGTGCCGGTGCTGCGCAGCGTGGAGGTGTTCGGCTTCCACCTGGCCTCCCTCGACATACGGCAGAACAGCGCCTTTCACGACAAGGCGGTGGAGCAGCTCATGTCCGCGGCGGGAGTGGAGCAGCAGGGCTTTTCCCAGTGGCGGGAACCGGAGCGCCTCGCCTTCCTCAACCGTGAACTCGCCTCGCCGCGCCCCTTCCTCCTCCCCGACGCGCAGCCCGGGCGGGAGGCGCAAAGCGTCATCGGCTGCTACCGCGTGCTGGCGGCCCAGATCCAGAGCTACGGCCCGGAGTCGCTGGGGGCCCTGATCGTCAGCATGACCCGCTCGGCTTCCGACCTCCTGGTGGTCTACCTCCTGGCACGCGAGGCGGGGCTCATGGTGACTACGGAACAGGGGCTGGCCTGCCTCCTTCCCGTGGTCCCCCTCTTTGAGACCATCGAGGACCTGGACCAGAGCGCCCGGATCCTCGAAGAGTTCCTGGGGCATCCCATGACCCGCCGCACCCAGGCGCGCCTTTGCGGCGTGCATCCGGTGCAGCAGGTGATGGTCGGCTACAGCGACAGCAACAAGGACGGCGGGATCATGGCGAGCCTGTGGGGGCTCTACCGCGCCCAGGAGGCGATGCTGGCGGTCGCGCGGCGCCAGGGTGTCCGCCTGCGCTTCTTCCACGGCAGGGGGGGGACCATCAGCCGCGGCGCCGGCCCCACCAGCCGGTTCCTGCGCGGGCTCCCCGAGGGGTCGGCGTCAGGCGACCTGCGCCTGACCGAGCAGGGGGAGGTCATCTCGCAGAAGTACTCCAACCCGCTGAACGCGGCCTACCACCTGGAACTCCTGCTCGCAGGGACCGCCGGCGTCAGCATCCCCCAGCGCGGCGGGCCCGGCCCGGGGCACCCGCTGGAACCGGTGATGGACCGGCTGGCGCAGCGAAGCCGCCTGGCCTACCAGCGGCTATTGGCGAGCGAGGGGTTCGTCACCTTTTTCCGTCAGGCCACCCCCATCGACGTCATCGAATCAAGCAGCATAGGCTCCCGCCCCGCGCGCCGCACGGCGCAGCCGAGCCTGGGCGACCTCCGGGCCATCCCGTGGGTCTTCAGCTGGAGCCAGGCCCGCTACTTCCTCTCCGGCTGGTACGGCATCGGCTTCGCGCTGGAAGAACTCATGAGAGAAGATGCCGCCACCTTCGGCGAACTGGTGCGCAACTGTCAGAGCTGGACCGTGCTGCACTACATCATCAGCAACGCCGCCACCAGCGTCGCCAGCGCCAATGTCGCCATCATGCGCAGCTATGCCGGGCTGGTACACGACGAAGCCATCCGGGAGCCGATCTTCACCGCCATCAGCGAAGAGTACCTGCGCACCGTGAGCATGCTCGAAGAGATCTATGGCGGCTCCCTGGCCGAGCGGCGCGCCGCCGTGCACAGCTCGCTGGCGCGGCGCGAGGACGCGCTCAAGGTGCTGCACGAGCGCCAGATCGCCCTGCTGCATCAATGGCGCCAGGACGCCGGGCGGCACGACACGGCGATGTCGGGAGGGCTCTTGTTCCGGCTTCTTGAAACCGTCAACGCCATAGCCGCCGGGCTTGGCACCACTGGCTGA
- the tsaA gene encoding tRNA (N6-threonylcarbamoyladenosine(37)-N6)-methyltransferase TrmO, which translates to MIEEQHFSYRPIGLLRSPYSRRIDAPHQGTVVAGTETGDFATATLELQEWLDEKAIQDLGGFQRLWLIFAFHRSEGWKSNVKPPRGGPKRGVLATRSPHRPNSIGLSAVELVRVEGKTLHLRGVDLLDGTPVLDIKPYVPYADAFPDSKAGWIDEMDEKVGRYFAPGPRKPR; encoded by the coding sequence ATGATCGAAGAGCAACACTTTTCCTACCGCCCCATAGGCCTTTTGCGATCCCCCTATTCCCGCCGCATCGACGCGCCGCACCAGGGCACCGTGGTGGCCGGCACCGAGACCGGCGACTTCGCCACCGCCACGCTGGAGCTCCAGGAGTGGCTGGACGAGAAGGCGATCCAGGACCTCGGCGGCTTTCAGAGACTTTGGCTGATTTTCGCCTTCCACCGCAGCGAAGGGTGGAAAAGCAACGTGAAGCCACCCCGCGGGGGACCCAAACGCGGCGTCCTGGCAACACGCTCACCGCACCGCCCCAACTCGATCGGGCTGTCCGCCGTGGAACTGGTGAGGGTGGAAGGAAAGACGCTGCACCTGCGCGGTGTGGACCTGCTCGATGGCACGCCCGTTCTCGATATCAAGCCGTACGTCCCCTACGCTGACGCTTTTCCTGATTCAAAGGCGGGGTGGATAGACGAGATGGATGAAAAGGTGGGGCGCTACTTCGCTCCGGGACCTCGCAAACCGCGGTGA
- a CDS encoding UbiD family decarboxylase translates to MAIRDLRDFLAVLDTAGELHRVDAEVDSELEISCITDRQSKLPGGGKALLFQNVKGSSHPVATNLFGSPSRMALALQVEHLSLLSGKMERLLAAPESAPAPILVGQAPCQEVIERHPDLGRYPFLKSWPDDGGRFITLPLVFTRDPETSLVNCGMYRVRIFDDGCVGIRWKQGSGGFAHHSKYLAAGLPMPVAIAVGAAPALTLAAMLPLPERLDEVSFAGYLNGTPVAMVPSLGSALQVPAEAELVIEGVIDPGATRYEGAFGNHTGSYDPGEEVPLVRVTCVTRRKDPICPATVVGPPPMEDCYLAKAAERLLLPLLRRQCPEIVDLVMPVEGIFHGCAVISIEKKTAGQGRRVLESLRGEGWLKRGKLLVVVDETREGLTLAHGFWQALNAVRFPADLVVTPDGCLGVDATGKFPEEGGEQKQLLQPDASVSAQVERRWREYGFH, encoded by the coding sequence ATGGCCATCAGGGACTTACGAGACTTTCTCGCCGTGCTGGACACCGCAGGTGAGCTGCATCGGGTGGATGCGGAGGTGGATTCCGAACTGGAAATCTCCTGCATCACCGACCGGCAGAGCAAGCTCCCCGGTGGCGGCAAGGCCCTTCTCTTCCAAAACGTCAAGGGAAGTTCCCACCCTGTGGCAACCAACCTCTTCGGCTCCCCTTCCCGTATGGCGCTTGCGCTCCAGGTCGAACACCTTTCCCTGCTGTCGGGCAAGATGGAACGGCTCCTCGCTGCACCCGAGAGCGCGCCGGCGCCGATCCTCGTGGGGCAGGCACCCTGTCAGGAGGTGATCGAGCGGCATCCGGACCTGGGACGATACCCTTTCCTGAAGAGTTGGCCCGATGACGGCGGGCGCTTCATCACGCTCCCCCTGGTGTTCACCCGGGACCCCGAGACAAGTCTCGTCAACTGCGGCATGTACCGGGTCCGGATCTTCGACGACGGCTGCGTGGGGATCCGCTGGAAACAAGGCAGCGGCGGCTTTGCCCATCACAGTAAGTATCTGGCGGCAGGATTGCCGATGCCCGTGGCCATCGCCGTTGGCGCCGCGCCCGCGCTGACGCTGGCCGCGATGCTCCCTTTGCCGGAACGGTTGGACGAGGTCTCCTTCGCCGGATACCTCAACGGGACCCCGGTCGCCATGGTCCCTTCACTCGGGTCGGCACTGCAGGTGCCGGCTGAAGCGGAGCTGGTCATCGAGGGCGTGATCGATCCCGGCGCCACCCGCTACGAGGGCGCTTTCGGCAACCACACCGGGAGCTACGATCCCGGCGAAGAGGTGCCCCTGGTTCGGGTCACTTGCGTCACCCGAAGGAAAGATCCCATCTGTCCGGCGACGGTGGTGGGCCCGCCGCCCATGGAAGATTGCTACCTGGCCAAGGCTGCCGAGCGGCTGCTGCTGCCGCTGCTGCGCCGGCAATGCCCCGAGATCGTCGACCTGGTCATGCCGGTGGAGGGGATCTTTCACGGTTGTGCCGTCATCTCCATCGAGAAGAAGACGGCCGGACAGGGACGCCGGGTGCTGGAGTCCTTGCGTGGCGAGGGATGGCTGAAACGCGGCAAGCTCCTGGTGGTCGTGGATGAGACCCGGGAAGGACTTACCCTGGCGCACGGGTTTTGGCAGGCGCTGAATGCGGTCCGTTTCCCGGCGGACCTGGTGGTGACGCCGGACGGCTGCCTCGGAGTCGACGCCACCGGTAAGTTCCCGGAAGAAGGCGGGGAGCAAAAGCAATTGTTGCAACCGGATGCATCGGTTAGTGCCCAGGTTGAGCGGAGATGGCGGGAGTACGGCTTTCACTGA
- a CDS encoding LysE/ArgO family amino acid transporter: MPAASTLSPLLTGFGLGASLIVAIGSQNAFVLRQGLKRQYVFAVCSICFLCDSLLISLGAGGFSSVVASSPRLMQATLWGGVTFLFFYGVRAFMSALKPGAIDASGEDEVTGGLAKVVLTTLMLSLVNPHAFLDTVVLLGSLAGRYSGGARLLFALGAMTASCVWFYGIGYGARMLAPLFRRPVAWRVLDILVGCTMWGIAGSLAFAR, from the coding sequence ATGCCAGCAGCAAGCACCCTTTCCCCCCTACTCACCGGCTTCGGCCTCGGAGCAAGCCTCATCGTCGCCATCGGCAGCCAAAATGCCTTCGTTCTCAGGCAGGGCCTCAAGCGGCAGTACGTTTTCGCCGTCTGCTCGATCTGCTTTCTGTGCGATTCGCTGCTCATCTCCCTCGGCGCCGGGGGCTTCAGCTCCGTGGTCGCCTCCTCGCCACGTCTCATGCAGGCGACCCTCTGGGGTGGCGTCACCTTCCTCTTCTTTTACGGGGTGCGTGCCTTCATGTCAGCGCTGAAGCCCGGCGCTATCGATGCGAGCGGGGAAGACGAGGTAACCGGCGGCCTCGCCAAGGTGGTCCTTACCACGTTGATGCTGAGCCTCGTCAACCCGCACGCCTTCCTCGACACGGTGGTGCTGCTCGGCAGCCTGGCCGGGCGCTATTCGGGAGGAGCCCGCCTGCTCTTCGCGCTCGGCGCGATGACCGCCTCCTGTGTCTGGTTTTACGGCATCGGCTACGGCGCCAGGATGCTGGCCCCGCTGTTCCGCCGGCCGGTGGCGTGGCGCGTGCTCGACATCCTCGTCGGCTGCACCATGTGGGGGATCGCCGGCAGCCTCGCTTTCGCCCGGTAA